From Osmerus eperlanus chromosome 28, fOsmEpe2.1, whole genome shotgun sequence, the proteins below share one genomic window:
- the LOC134014991 gene encoding transducin-like enhancer protein 1 isoform X1: protein MFPQGRHPVSLVMRNTPQVPGQPFKFTIPESLDRIKEEFQFLQAQYHSLKLECEKLASEKTEMHRHYVMYYEMSYGLNIEMHKQTEIAKRLNTICAQVIPFLSQEHQQQVVQAVERAKQVTMAELNSIIGVRGLPGLPPSQQHLSHAHGAPIPLTPHPVGLHPAQLGGGASLLALSGALGGVPAHLAAKEEKKHQAEAEHLREREPSTSNSLLTDRNSEKRRNGPEFSNDTKKRKVEDKDSSHYDSDGEKSEDNLVVDVSNEDPASPHGTPLPSPRENGLDKTRLLKKDPSCSPASSASSASSSSLKSKEMGMRDKAGTPGLKSSTPTPRGDSTPGPSATPTLRPSLSKPPSMDLPHPHTAGLRTPLAVQGPYPGAFGMLPHAGLNGDLGGAGAAYAAGLHNMSPQMSAAAAAAVAAYGRSPMVGFDPHSHMRGIPPSLTGIPGGKPAYSFHVSADGQMQPVPFPPDALVGPGIPRHARQINTLNHGEVVCAVTISNPTRHVYTGGKGCVKVWDISHPGNKSPVSQLDCLNRDNYIRSCRLLPDGRTLIVGGEASTLSIWDLATPTPRIKAELTSSAPACYALAISPDSKVCFSCCSDGNIAVWDLHNQTLVRQFQGHTDGASCIDISNDGTKLWTGGLDNTVRSWDLREGRQLQQHDFTSQIFSLGYCPTGEWLAVGMESSNVEVLHVTKPDKYQLHLHESCVLSLQFAYCGKWFVSTGKDNLLNAWRTPYGASIFQSKESSSVLSCDISVDDKYIVTGSGDKKATVYEVIY from the exons ATGTTTCCCCAGGGTCGGCACCCGGTAAGCTTGGTCATGAGAAAC ACGCCTCAGGTCCCCGGACAGCCGTTTAAATTTACCATCCCAGAGTCACTGGATCGCATCAAAGAGGAGTTCCAGTTCCTCCAGGCCCAGTACCACAG TCTGAAGCTGGAATGTGAGAAGCTGGCCAGTGAGAAGACTGAGATGCACAGACATTATGTCATG TACTATGAGATGTCATACGGACTGAACATAGAAATGCACAAACAG acTGAGATTGCCAAGAGGCTCAACACCATCTGTGCTCAAGtcatccccttcctctctcaggag caccagcagcaggtgGTCCAGGCGGTGGAGAGGGCAAAGCAGGTCACCATGGCTGAACTCAACTCCATCATCGGGGTCcggggcctgccaggcctgcctcccagc CAACAGCACCTGTCTCACGCACACGGtgcccccatccccctcaccccccaccccgtcggcctccaccctgcccagctggggggcggggctagTCTGCTCGCCCTATCAGGCGCCCTGGGCGGGGTTCCCGCTCACCTGGCAGCcaaagaggagaagaagcaCCAGGCGGAGGCGGAGCACCTGAGAG AGCGAGAGCCCAGCACA agtaaCTCCCTGCTCACAGACAGAAACTCGGAGAAGCGACGTAATGGACCAGAGTTCTCCAACGACACCAAGAAACGAAAAGTAGAAGACAAAGACTCGAGCCACTAC GACAGTGATGGGGAAAAGAGTGAAGATAACCTGGTGGTCGATGTCTCCaatgag gaccccgcctccccccacggcacgcccctcccctctcccagggaGAACGGGCTGGACAAGACACGCCTCCTGAAGAAGGACCCCTCCTGTagccccgcctcctccgcctcctctgcaagctcctcctccctcaagtCCAAAGAGATGGGCATG CGTGACAAAGCAGGAACCCCTGGCTTGAAGTCGAGCACGCCCACTCCCCGAGGAGACTCCACCCCCGGACCGAGTGCCACGCCCACACTCCGGCCCAGCCTATCGAAGCCTCCTTCCATGGATCTGCCACACCCCCACA ctgcGGGGCTTCGGACCCCTCTGGCGGTACAAGGTCCTTACCCGGGTGCGTTTGGTATGCTGCCCCACGCGGGCCTGAACGGGGACCTGGGTGGAGCAGGGGCAGCCTACGCTGCTGGGCTGCACAACATGTCTCCTCAGATGAGCGCAGCTGCTGCTGCCGCCGTCGCTGCGTATGGACGCTCCCcaatg GTGGGTTTCGATCCTCATTCTCACATGCGAGGAATCCCCCCCAGCTTAACAGGCATCCCGGGAGGAAAACC GGCCTACTCCTTCCACGTGAGCGCAGACGGCCAAATGCAGCCGGTGCCGTTCCCCCCGGACGCCTTGGTGGGTCCGGGCATCCCTCGCCACGCCCGCCAGATCAACACCCTGAACCACGGCGAGGTGGTGTGTGCCGTCACCATCAGCAACCCCACGCGCCACGTCTACACCGGGGGCAAGGGCTGCGTCAAGGTCTGGGACATCAGTCACCCTGGCAACAAGAGCCCCGTGTCCCAGCTGGACTGCCTG AACCGCGACAACTACATCCGCTCCTGCCGCCTACTTCCTGATGGGCGGACCCTCATCGTGGGGGGCGAGGCCAGCACGCTGTCCATCTGGGACCTGGCCACGCCCACGCCGCGCATCAAGGCGGAGCTCACCTCCTCCGCCCCCGCCTGCTACGCCCTGGCCATCAGCCCCGACTCCAAGGTCTGCTTCTCCTGCTGCTCCGACGGAAACATCGCCGTCTGGGACCTGCACAACCAGACCCTGGTCAG gcagTTCCAGGGCCACACTGACGGGGCCAGCTGTATCGACATCTCCAACGACGGCACCAAGCTGTGGACGGGGGGGCTGGATAACACGGTGCGTTCCTGGGacctgagagaggggagacagctgCAGCAGCACGACTTCAcctcccag atcttCTCTCTGGGTTACTGTCCTACAGGAGAGTGGCTGGCGGTGGGGATGGAGAGCAGTAATGTGGAGGTGCTGCACGTCACCAAGCCTGACAAGTACCAGCTGCACCTGCACGAGAGCTGCGTGCTCTCCCTGCAGTTCGCCTACTGCG GTAAATGGTTTGTGAGCACAGGCAAGGACAACTTGCTGAATGCATGGAGGACTCCCTATGGTGCCAGTATATTCCAG TCTAAGGAGTCCTCCTCGGTGCTGAGTTGTGACATCTCCGTCGACGACAAGTACATTGTCACCGGCTCCGGGGACAAAAAGGCCACCGTCTATGAGGTAATCTACTAA
- the LOC134014991 gene encoding transducin-like enhancer protein 1 isoform X2 codes for MFPQGRHPTPQVPGQPFKFTIPESLDRIKEEFQFLQAQYHSLKLECEKLASEKTEMHRHYVMYYEMSYGLNIEMHKQTEIAKRLNTICAQVIPFLSQEHQQQVVQAVERAKQVTMAELNSIIGVRGLPGLPPSQQHLSHAHGAPIPLTPHPVGLHPAQLGGGASLLALSGALGGVPAHLAAKEEKKHQAEAEHLREREPSTSNSLLTDRNSEKRRNGPEFSNDTKKRKVEDKDSSHYDSDGEKSEDNLVVDVSNEDPASPHGTPLPSPRENGLDKTRLLKKDPSCSPASSASSASSSSLKSKEMGMRDKAGTPGLKSSTPTPRGDSTPGPSATPTLRPSLSKPPSMDLPHPHTAGLRTPLAVQGPYPGAFGMLPHAGLNGDLGGAGAAYAAGLHNMSPQMSAAAAAAVAAYGRSPMVGFDPHSHMRGIPPSLTGIPGGKPAYSFHVSADGQMQPVPFPPDALVGPGIPRHARQINTLNHGEVVCAVTISNPTRHVYTGGKGCVKVWDISHPGNKSPVSQLDCLNRDNYIRSCRLLPDGRTLIVGGEASTLSIWDLATPTPRIKAELTSSAPACYALAISPDSKVCFSCCSDGNIAVWDLHNQTLVRQFQGHTDGASCIDISNDGTKLWTGGLDNTVRSWDLREGRQLQQHDFTSQIFSLGYCPTGEWLAVGMESSNVEVLHVTKPDKYQLHLHESCVLSLQFAYCGKWFVSTGKDNLLNAWRTPYGASIFQSKESSSVLSCDISVDDKYIVTGSGDKKATVYEVIY; via the exons ATGTTTCCCCAGGGTCGGCACCCG ACGCCTCAGGTCCCCGGACAGCCGTTTAAATTTACCATCCCAGAGTCACTGGATCGCATCAAAGAGGAGTTCCAGTTCCTCCAGGCCCAGTACCACAG TCTGAAGCTGGAATGTGAGAAGCTGGCCAGTGAGAAGACTGAGATGCACAGACATTATGTCATG TACTATGAGATGTCATACGGACTGAACATAGAAATGCACAAACAG acTGAGATTGCCAAGAGGCTCAACACCATCTGTGCTCAAGtcatccccttcctctctcaggag caccagcagcaggtgGTCCAGGCGGTGGAGAGGGCAAAGCAGGTCACCATGGCTGAACTCAACTCCATCATCGGGGTCcggggcctgccaggcctgcctcccagc CAACAGCACCTGTCTCACGCACACGGtgcccccatccccctcaccccccaccccgtcggcctccaccctgcccagctggggggcggggctagTCTGCTCGCCCTATCAGGCGCCCTGGGCGGGGTTCCCGCTCACCTGGCAGCcaaagaggagaagaagcaCCAGGCGGAGGCGGAGCACCTGAGAG AGCGAGAGCCCAGCACA agtaaCTCCCTGCTCACAGACAGAAACTCGGAGAAGCGACGTAATGGACCAGAGTTCTCCAACGACACCAAGAAACGAAAAGTAGAAGACAAAGACTCGAGCCACTAC GACAGTGATGGGGAAAAGAGTGAAGATAACCTGGTGGTCGATGTCTCCaatgag gaccccgcctccccccacggcacgcccctcccctctcccagggaGAACGGGCTGGACAAGACACGCCTCCTGAAGAAGGACCCCTCCTGTagccccgcctcctccgcctcctctgcaagctcctcctccctcaagtCCAAAGAGATGGGCATG CGTGACAAAGCAGGAACCCCTGGCTTGAAGTCGAGCACGCCCACTCCCCGAGGAGACTCCACCCCCGGACCGAGTGCCACGCCCACACTCCGGCCCAGCCTATCGAAGCCTCCTTCCATGGATCTGCCACACCCCCACA ctgcGGGGCTTCGGACCCCTCTGGCGGTACAAGGTCCTTACCCGGGTGCGTTTGGTATGCTGCCCCACGCGGGCCTGAACGGGGACCTGGGTGGAGCAGGGGCAGCCTACGCTGCTGGGCTGCACAACATGTCTCCTCAGATGAGCGCAGCTGCTGCTGCCGCCGTCGCTGCGTATGGACGCTCCCcaatg GTGGGTTTCGATCCTCATTCTCACATGCGAGGAATCCCCCCCAGCTTAACAGGCATCCCGGGAGGAAAACC GGCCTACTCCTTCCACGTGAGCGCAGACGGCCAAATGCAGCCGGTGCCGTTCCCCCCGGACGCCTTGGTGGGTCCGGGCATCCCTCGCCACGCCCGCCAGATCAACACCCTGAACCACGGCGAGGTGGTGTGTGCCGTCACCATCAGCAACCCCACGCGCCACGTCTACACCGGGGGCAAGGGCTGCGTCAAGGTCTGGGACATCAGTCACCCTGGCAACAAGAGCCCCGTGTCCCAGCTGGACTGCCTG AACCGCGACAACTACATCCGCTCCTGCCGCCTACTTCCTGATGGGCGGACCCTCATCGTGGGGGGCGAGGCCAGCACGCTGTCCATCTGGGACCTGGCCACGCCCACGCCGCGCATCAAGGCGGAGCTCACCTCCTCCGCCCCCGCCTGCTACGCCCTGGCCATCAGCCCCGACTCCAAGGTCTGCTTCTCCTGCTGCTCCGACGGAAACATCGCCGTCTGGGACCTGCACAACCAGACCCTGGTCAG gcagTTCCAGGGCCACACTGACGGGGCCAGCTGTATCGACATCTCCAACGACGGCACCAAGCTGTGGACGGGGGGGCTGGATAACACGGTGCGTTCCTGGGacctgagagaggggagacagctgCAGCAGCACGACTTCAcctcccag atcttCTCTCTGGGTTACTGTCCTACAGGAGAGTGGCTGGCGGTGGGGATGGAGAGCAGTAATGTGGAGGTGCTGCACGTCACCAAGCCTGACAAGTACCAGCTGCACCTGCACGAGAGCTGCGTGCTCTCCCTGCAGTTCGCCTACTGCG GTAAATGGTTTGTGAGCACAGGCAAGGACAACTTGCTGAATGCATGGAGGACTCCCTATGGTGCCAGTATATTCCAG TCTAAGGAGTCCTCCTCGGTGCTGAGTTGTGACATCTCCGTCGACGACAAGTACATTGTCACCGGCTCCGGGGACAAAAAGGCCACCGTCTATGAGGTAATCTACTAA